The genomic window taccaattcggactaaagaacacgctatccgtttcggactatagaacccttttgcaatttcggactatagaacctttttttaaattcggactatagagcctagttcaatattcggactatagaaccctttttaaaattcggactatagagcctattttcatattcggactaaagaaccgtttttaaaattcggactatagaaccttcgaaataaagaaccatcggaataaagaaccttcgtaataaagaaccgtcggattaaagaaccttcggactaaagaaccgtcggaataaagaaccgtcggactatagagcttccaccctaATAACGTGTGCACAAGGTCACAATATAACCCAGTCACATAGTCTAcaaaattttataaataatacaaaatgacccaaaatctagatgtcaaatctccatttacgaaAGTGGCATGagaatttgttttttctttttagcAATGAAAAACTCTGTATTGTATTGGgagttttgttttgaaatttacaaaCATAAATACAGTATTTGACACTCAAAAACAAATTATGTTGAAAACATCATCGAGCACCCCAAAAATTTTATCAAAGgttgaaatatcaaaatcaatatcatctttatttttaataattttgttatcTTCCCAAAGGGGTTTGATATTCTCACATTCACAAAAAACATGGGTAATTGTTTCaggcattttattgcaaaatgcACAATTTGGAGAATCcatccttttaattttgaacaagAAATCATTAAAAGCCATGGCTTGATGGaagatttgaaataaaataagcGAAATTGAGAATCAATTGAACATTTAAAATTACGAAGATGAATTTGATCCCATTCCAAGTTCTCAGGGTCATCAGCAACTAAATTTAATAGTCCTAAGTCTACTTGTAACGTGtgtgtatacatacatacatatacatacatacaacggcatttatatagcgcaatttcaaagaaatgatcattgcactttacagaaaacCTTATCctactactaaagactacaagtaaacaaaaatatgcaaaagaaacaacataaaattagcaatggttaaaaagatgggttttcaggctacgtttgaaagtagtaactgtgggagatgacctaatggatgaaggaagattgttccagattctgggtCCAAAGACACTGAACGATCCATCGCCTATCAGTCTGTTTGTCTTAGGAATTATAAGGCGCGTAAGATCTTGATTTGAACGAAGACCTTCCCTAGTTGGAACACGGATGGTCAGACAATCAGAGAGGTAGGGTGGTGCCAGATCGTTCAATGTCTTGTAAATGTAAAGTAGCACTTTGAAGCAAATTCTCTTGTCTATTGGAAGCCAGTGTAATGAGTTTAAAAGAGGTGAAGATGTGTAATGAACTTTATTCATAGTTAAGTTATACAGAATTCAAGGATCATTTGATCATTATGAAAATTATTCATGTGTATTCTCATGAATCAAGTAGtcatggaaacctttgaaaatataatgtaaacatAAATCCCAGTTATACAAATCAGTCCATGTCAACAAttctatagaaaatatttgacattgaaattaaacaaaacatCCGATGCGTCTGCCGTACATGAAGGGCTCCTTTTACCATGAACTTTTAGCATCATATGCAATAGGTTGTTCCAGAATACGAAATGACAGGTTAATTTCGGTCAAACAGACTTCCAGTAGAGAAATCCAGGATCCTCACAAGTATTAACTTATTTCAACATTATTTATGTATGAATGATTAAACTTTATGATCATAACATGTTTAATTTGTTCTTCCTTTGCAGTTGCAGTATGGGTAGACAATGTAGAGTGATGCAAGAAGTAATACCTACTGGTCACTTCTGATGTTCTGAAGGGGAAAACTCTCCAATATatgtcaaatttgcaacaacTCCAAACCTAAGTGTATACCATCCAATTCACCATGGCTGGGTGGTGGCGTCACATCACTGTTGAACCTGTACTGTGCCTGTTTATGATGGGTATGTTTATACAAATACCTACCTCACAGATGTTATTACTACAAAAAGTATGTATGGTCGAGTACAACAGTAGCATTTGTGATCAGCtagatgaaaaaaaatatcaagaAATGGAAAATATTGTACAAACCAAGACATCTCATTGGATTCTATACTTGCAGCTGTTTAATGCCATTCCTGGTGCTATAATGTCTCTTATTTTTGGTGCGTCTAGCGACAGACTGGGACGGAGAGTCATCATGGTGATCCCGGTCATGGGGAGTATCATCAATGGTCTTGTACTCATCGTAAGCGCCTATTTCATTGAATCGGACTTGAGGTACCTCATCATAGGGGCACTTGCTATGGGTTGTTCTGGTAGCTTTGGAACATTCTATATATCCGTGATTAGTTACATAGCAGATATAACTGATGAAGAATCAAGAACTAAACGATTTGGGATATTAGAATCCATGGTGTTTATTGGCGGCACTGTAGGACTACTCTCGGCCGGTCTCATAGTTCAGTACTTGGGCTTCGCAGCAGTTTACCTTTTTGTTGTGATTctgtatattattattttaatatatgtAGGGTTTAAATTAAAAGAATCATTGCCACCTTTGGAGGAGCTAAAGGATGGAAAGGATAAGACTCTGAGTTGCTTTACATTTTTGTGGCAGAGTATACGTTGTGCACTGACTGTATTCTTTAAGAAGAGAGCCGGTAGCAATAGGAAGTACCTGTTACTTCTGCAATGCATGACAGTTCTTGGCGTTTTAGTTTTTTCAGGTAAGTCGAGAAATTTTGATTAATCTTCTTGTATAACTGTATCAGTGGTGCAGCTAGTGGGGGCTGGGGGCTATTATAGCCCCCAGACCCCATATATAGCTCCCAGTCATATTATGGTCCAGCGGTACATCACTGGTCATCCCCTaccaggccttatattaagtatgcctggacaGGAGCTAAAATGATttcctggtcccaaagatggctcctggtcctatagtttgtagtgtaaaatattggacacaccagaaGCCAAAACTAGGTAATGATGGGGTAAAAAAGCATGTGTGTCTGCTTAACTGTACTCACTGTGCTAATTTAAGCCTTGCCCCTACCCTGGACAGTGGCATAGCTGGCAAGTTGTGTGACCTCAACCCCAATGAAAAttggccatttgggcccttgccCATCTATGCAGTTTTTAGAGCTGTTTCTTTGTAACATTTACATTTTTACAAAGGAGAACCAGTTGATATTCATGCTATAAAATAATTGTGACCCATTATATTTTTGCTTGTCAGTTAAAGTTAAGGCCCCTGCCTCTCAACATGGACCCCCCCCTTCCCCTGAACAAATGTCAGCTACACTACTTCCCTAGGGATACAGCAGACAATCAGACATGATGCGATTAAAGCTTCCTTTAATATCTCAAGGCAGTCAAGGGAAGGGGTTAAAAGGTCTGTACACTCTGCATctgcaaaaatagcaaaaatgttGAACCAGgcccgtagcaagcggggcggccagtgatgccatggccgccccactttttgaggaatttgttatgtttttctttgtatctttatttcaatatgggcatagatttgtaatttggccgccccatattTGTGATAGCCGCCCCACAGTTTTCAAACTTGCTACGACCCTGTGTTGAATAACCTTCAAGACTAACCCTTAACACCCCCCGCTAAACCCCAGCCCTACACAGGGCGTGGAAGTAGCCTGTTCTTATGCTCTATCATTGTGTTAACATACAATGTAACACATAATATTACATTACTTCCTTTCATTATTCAGGTGAACTGGATCTGACTGTGTTATTTACCAAACATCAACCACTTAGTTGGAATCCATCTCTACTAGGCATCTACTTAGCTGTGAAGAACATCTGCAAAGGAGTGGTTCTCATTGTAGGATTACCTGTTTATTTCCACATACGTGGGAAAAAAGAACCCCAACGGGATATAATTCTAGCTCAACTTGGAATTGTGTCAGGTATTGCCGCCTTGGTTATGATATCATTTGCTAAAACTACAGCAGTGATGATGATTGGTAAGTTGCTACAAAAGAGATTAGACCCACATTGGGTTGTTACCGTGTAAATTGTTAAATTCGTGTGTACCATTGGTATtgattggttcatctcaagtttggtagtgacgttcATGCATATTTTGCTCGCCACAGTATCGAATCACACGTATAATAAAGTTAAATGCCCTGagttaggcatgttcacaaaattttcaagtaggatatttcacattgaaattattttgtttaaaatggtgattatttaacttaaaaaatgaggggtcaaccatgtctgtaggtcaaaaattagcgaagttatgggcaaatgtctgcacttttctgcgcccatcattgacaatgccttacactgacttactgtacaaaaaaagcatgtaatgcatcattttttaccacgatgatccattttacacaaaggcgattttattttatgaaatctaactttcactgcatgctgacttctgtatcaaggataaagtaccagcactttttagactacgcgtcaagtttctggtgtccaaatttcaaatttttgtatttccctatggggattacacagttaagccattgactgtgagctactgtggacacaactttttggattgaatgtcgccctctataataagcaatgtggacatgtctacctGAGTATACACGGATGTGTACAGGGGCGGTTTGTCGGCCTGTGAAAGAGCATttaacgtcactaccgaacttgaggtgaaccaaattatagcaaaatatatataatttttgtcTTTATGCTTGAGCATTACATGTAGCACTTTGCGCACATTATTGGTACAATGCATTAGACAGAGTGCGAACAAATATCCACTTTAAATCAAAGTTTACCAGGCATATAGCGAAAATCCGGATTTTAACACACAAAacattttctatattacattgaGGCTCgacacccaaacattcttatacCAAATTTGGAGTTAAATTGCTCCAGCAatttggattctagaagcaaaaatgtgtatcagAGCTGTCAAGgggacttctctctagtccaacGGGGTGCTAGTCCAAAGGTGCTCTAGTCTGGagggtcgctagtccaaaaaCCAAATTAACTTCGCTAAtctgaaggttctctagtccaaatatagaataagtgttagggttatggttagagttagggttagggttagagttagggtaagggttaaggttagcgaaccttattctatattcggactagagaaccttatttattattcggattaGAGAACCCGATTCCCGGTCtgcggactagcgaacctttttcagaatttggactagcaaatggtaaattacgtgttcggactagcgaaccttcgaaactaaggagccttcggactagagagttatCACTGCTGTCAATCGCAAGTCATGCATCGTTAAGTCATGCAAAAATGCTAAGATTGTATAACATAACCACtaattatttcatacattttatttttagtaCCATTTGTTGGGAGTCTTGCTGGATTACTTGGTGCTGTTATGGGATCCATCAAAACACAGCTTGTACTACCAACAGAATTTGGTATgtttttgtgtgttattttgttacGTTTATTTCCAAAAGTTGTACATGTAGCAGTAAGCAGTTGAATTCTTCATGAGATTATCATATACCCCTGCACATTTAACTTGATTACTGATATCTGGTCCAGCTTTACTAATATGGTGTGGAGTAACATGCAGGGGTGTGTCCAAAGACCTCAGCCCTTTTTAGATTAAACCCTGGCGACCTGAGCCAGCAAAGCCACCCCTGGTAACGTACCTGATGTGGTTGTTATATGTGCAGGTGTCGTCAAGAGCTACATAAAGCAACCGCACTCTGCACACATGATGGGTCACTTTTTAAAGCTCtccatatggaaaagtagtctcttttgctcaaataaaaggggtcccacagttaagcaatggaagaaaattgtcttttttcactttcaacttcaattattataaagggaaagtcttttattttttggctcactcttaaggggtatgaacgtttggacagtatttattttgggacattagagcacatcagacatatcaaattgcattctgaatacgaagaatgtcattctgatatcaaataattttgatttttgaaattcgcaatttaatacacattttatgtcaaatcattaaaaattgatatttttgatatttaacagtacttgaagtaaactttataaatctgatgatttatacttaaagtgtatagtagtgggatgaaaagccgacgatcaattgaaaatttcgacctttcgtattgaagatatggatttttttttccaaaacaccaaaaaaaataaaggtcaaaattttcaattgaccgtcggcatttcctcctgctacatacactttaagaatatatcattagatttatataatttacttcgaggactgttatatatcaaaatttgaaaaatatcaaatttttataatttgtcataaaatttgtattatattgtgattttcaaaaaatgaaaattatttgatatcagaaagacatgctttgtattcagaatgcaattcgataggtctgaggtgctctcatgtcccacaaaattactgtcgaaacgcaataaacgctcattttagatcccttaattgtctcatgtatatattaaactttactttccccgattttcaaggatatctgatgaaagaccttgtcgtacaggagcactaaacaccgcaaggtatccccaaaatctcactcgatttaaggcgaaatacactgacatgcaccccgtgtcattaaagtagcatgctatagacggccctcacttgataatagaaagtccgattgacttggctcaaacggtatttcctagaaatactttgccagattctactctctgaaacggaatctgattggttacaagatgCTGTCGTACcgtaggaaaaaccataccctcatccatacagccctgcttagtgtgttgtgtggtaatgtatgcattgtgcattaaCCTTGAACGCCTCcgtacacacagcgtgcacacactggagtcgagtataatttatttaaagagactttcataggaaatCTTTTCCATATGAGTAAGTTTGAAAAGTGAACAGTGGTATTGGTGATGTGACCAACTTTTAAAGTCCATTTGGGCACCAAATTacaaatgtcatcatcatcatcagtcggctgcggagcaggcgactacaagctttctccaactaatgcgatcttgggcaagcgaaacaattttgtttggctgcagcatcccttcagtatctcccaggaggtgctggacatactgtaagtacagtgtgcgcggccgtcccggtttccttttcccatgtggtggaatataaagcgcatattctttcacaggctcgccatcttcaagacgcagtatatggccgagaaa from Amphiura filiformis chromosome 5, Afil_fr2py, whole genome shotgun sequence includes these protein-coding regions:
- the LOC140153195 gene encoding lysosomal proton-coupled steroid conjugate and bile acid symporter SLC46A3-like isoform X1, producing the protein MAGWWRHITVEPVLCLFMMGMFIQIPTSQMLLLQKVCMVEYNSSICDQLDEKKYQEMENIVQTKTSHWILYLQLFNAIPGAIMSLIFGASSDRLGRRVIMVIPVMGSIINGLVLIVSAYFIESDLRYLIIGALAMGCSGSFGTFYISVISYIADITDEESRTKRFGILESMVFIGGTVGLLSAGLIVQYLGFAAVYLFVVILYIIILIYVGFKLKESLPPLEELKDGKDKTLSCFTFLWQSIRCALTVFFKKRAGSNRKYLLLLQCMTVLGVLVFSGELDLTVLFTKHQPLSWNPSLLGIYLAVKNICKGVVLIVGLPVYFHIRGKKEPQRDIILAQLGIVSGIAALVMISFAKTTAVMMIVPFVGSLAGLLGAVMGSIKTQLVLPTEFGAMFACTTFFDAMVSLLGSVLFNNLYPATLSFWPGFSFLVMAGLSCVSLVILTYVKYSMQSHPPVSRLKDGDQMANLLTDESEEEEMNESINIEPVYDWGRQPLKIDGTSKT
- the LOC140153195 gene encoding lysosomal proton-coupled steroid conjugate and bile acid symporter SLC46A3-like isoform X2, with product MAGWWRHITVEPVLCLFMMGMFIQIPTSQMLLLQKVCMVEYNSSICDQLDEKKYQEMENIVQTKTSHWILYLQLFNAIPGAIMSLIFGASSDRLGRRVIMVIPVMGSIINGLVLIVSAYFIESDLRYLIIGALAMGCSGSFGTFYISVISYIADITDEESRTKRFGILESMVFIGGTVGLLSAGLIVQYLGFAAVYLFVVILYIIILIYVGFKLKESLPPLEELKDGKDKTLSCFTFLWQSIRCALTVFFKKRAGSNRKYLLLLQCMTVLGVLVFSGELDLTVLFTKHQPLSWNPSLLGIYLAVKNICKGVVLIVGLPVYFHIRGKKEPQRDIILAQLGIVSGIAALVMISFAKTTAVMMIVPFVGSLAGLLGAVMGSIKTQLVLPTEFGAMFACTTFFDAMVSLLGSVLFNNLYPATLSFWPGFSFLVMAGLSCVSLVILTYVKYSMQSHPPVSRLKDAGQPFVLNMSDECQESQVDTSPLGDTIISE